From the genome of Methylocystis bryophila, one region includes:
- the hflK gene encoding FtsH protease activity modulator HflK, with translation MPWRDQNEPPHRNNDPWGKGTGPWGSGPGEGPPDLEEFLRRSQEGLKQVLPSGLGGRGVAILILLTCLAWLSSGFYTVGPNEIGLNLIFGKYRGKTQAGLNYNLPSPIGSVIKLPVTDRNSIDIGFREDGAATRRRTSAQGPEAPEESLMLTGDENIADIKFRVIWQIDPTRPEDFAFNVFDPPATVRSVAESAMREIVGQSQIQKILTADRKLIEPASQQLMQKILDGYKSGVQIVQVLLLSVDPPPQVITAFRDVTAAQQDLQRLGNEAEAYANKVVPEARGAAARIVQEAEAYREQVVAEARGQASRFEQIYEQYKRAPELTRERLYLETMERVLGGAEKVVLDEQGSGSGVMPYVPLPAFAPFQGGQRK, from the coding sequence ATGCCCTGGCGCGACCAAAACGAACCTCCGCATCGAAACAACGATCCCTGGGGCAAAGGGACCGGCCCCTGGGGCTCCGGTCCCGGCGAAGGGCCGCCCGATCTCGAGGAATTCCTGCGTCGTAGCCAGGAAGGCTTGAAGCAGGTTCTGCCCTCGGGCCTCGGCGGACGCGGCGTTGCGATTCTTATCCTTTTGACCTGTCTGGCTTGGCTTTCGTCCGGTTTTTACACAGTCGGCCCGAACGAGATCGGCCTCAATCTCATCTTCGGCAAATATCGCGGAAAGACGCAGGCCGGCCTCAACTACAATCTGCCGAGCCCGATCGGCTCGGTGATCAAGCTGCCGGTCACCGACCGCAACTCCATTGACATCGGCTTCCGCGAGGACGGCGCCGCCACGCGACGCCGCACCAGCGCGCAGGGCCCGGAGGCGCCCGAAGAAAGCCTGATGCTCACCGGCGACGAGAACATCGCCGACATCAAATTCCGCGTGATCTGGCAGATCGATCCGACGCGCCCCGAGGATTTCGCCTTCAACGTCTTCGATCCGCCCGCGACAGTGCGCAGCGTCGCGGAATCGGCGATGCGAGAGATCGTCGGCCAGTCGCAGATCCAAAAAATCCTCACCGCCGACCGCAAGCTCATCGAGCCGGCCTCGCAGCAGCTAATGCAGAAGATTCTCGACGGCTACAAAAGCGGCGTGCAGATCGTGCAAGTGCTGCTGCTCTCCGTCGATCCTCCCCCGCAAGTCATCACCGCCTTTCGCGACGTGACGGCCGCTCAGCAGGATTTGCAGCGTCTCGGCAACGAGGCGGAAGCCTACGCCAATAAGGTCGTGCCGGAAGCGCGCGGCGCGGCGGCGCGCATCGTGCAGGAGGCGGAGGCCTATCGCGAGCAAGTGGTGGCGGAGGCGCGGGGTCAGGCGTCGCGCTTCGAGCAAATCTACGAGCAATATAAGCGCGCGCCCGAGCTCACGCGCGAGCGTCTCTATCTCGAGACGATGGAGCGCGTTTTGGGCGGCGCCGAGAAGGTCGTGCTCGACGAGCAGGGCTCCGGCTCGGGCGTCATGCCCTATGTGCCGCTCCCGGCTTTCGCGCCGTTCCAGGGAGGCCAGCGCAAATGA
- a CDS encoding PsiF family protein, whose protein sequence is MRNYSVALLSAGLAMAIMTGAALAQPTPAPAPGGADRKALAKECSKQADAKGLRGKPRKRFRDACKRGQTGGAL, encoded by the coding sequence ATGAGAAACTATTCCGTCGCGCTCCTGTCGGCCGGTCTGGCCATGGCGATCATGACCGGCGCGGCTCTCGCGCAGCCGACGCCCGCCCCAGCGCCGGGGGGCGCGGACCGCAAAGCGCTCGCGAAGGAATGTTCGAAGCAGGCGGACGCCAAGGGGCTGCGCGGCAAGCCGCGGAAGCGCTTCCGCGACGCCTGCAAACGGGGTCAAACCGGCGGCGCGCTGTAA
- the moaA gene encoding GTP 3',8-cyclase MoaA yields MNFRPQDSSFVATPRALVDRFARPITYLRVSVTDRCDFRCVYCMSERMRFLPRDELLTLEELDRLCSAFVARGTKKLRITGGEPLLRHGVMTLFRSLARHLDSGALDELTLTTNGSQLVRFAAELALCGVKRLNLSLDTLDATKFRTITRNGDLARVLEGLDAAQRAGIAVKLNTVALKDANEEELVSLTRFAHDRGMDISFIEVMPLGELDGPARIDQYLPLTQVRDRLSQVFSLEEIDYRSGGPARYLRARETGGRIGFITPLTHNFCESCNRVRVTCTGRLFMCLGQEDSADLRQPLREGADEVALDRAIEEAISRKPKGHDFVIDRETQTPAIGRHMSTTGG; encoded by the coding sequence ATGAACTTTCGCCCTCAAGACTCCTCCTTCGTCGCGACGCCGCGCGCGCTGGTCGATCGCTTCGCCCGGCCGATCACCTATCTGCGCGTCTCCGTCACCGACCGCTGCGACTTCCGCTGCGTCTATTGCATGTCCGAGCGCATGCGCTTCCTGCCGCGTGACGAGTTGTTGACGCTTGAGGAGCTCGATCGGCTCTGCTCCGCCTTCGTCGCGCGCGGCACGAAGAAGCTGCGCATCACGGGCGGCGAGCCGCTGCTGCGGCATGGCGTGATGACGCTGTTCCGCTCGCTTGCGCGTCATCTCGATTCCGGCGCGCTCGACGAGTTGACGCTCACGACGAACGGCTCGCAGCTCGTGCGCTTCGCTGCCGAGCTCGCGCTCTGCGGCGTCAAGCGTCTCAACCTCTCGCTCGACACGCTCGACGCCACAAAGTTCCGCACGATCACGCGCAACGGCGATCTCGCCCGCGTGCTCGAGGGGCTCGACGCCGCGCAGCGCGCAGGGATCGCCGTCAAGCTCAACACTGTGGCGCTCAAGGACGCGAACGAGGAAGAGCTCGTCTCGCTCACGCGCTTCGCCCATGATCGCGGCATGGATATTTCCTTCATCGAGGTCATGCCCTTGGGCGAACTCGACGGCCCTGCGCGCATCGATCAATATCTGCCGCTCACGCAAGTGCGCGACCGGCTTTCACAGGTCTTTTCGCTCGAGGAGATCGACTATCGTTCCGGCGGCCCCGCGCGCTATTTGCGCGCGCGCGAGACGGGCGGAAGGATTGGCTTCATCACGCCCTTGACGCATAATTTCTGCGAGAGCTGCAATCGCGTGCGCGTGACCTGCACGGGCAGGCTCTTCATGTGCCTTGGCCAAGAGGACAGCGCCGATCTGCGCCAGCCCTTGCGCGAGGGCGCCGACGAGGTTGCGCTCGACCGCGCGATCGAAGAGGCGATCTCGCGCAAGCCGAAGGGCCATGATTTCGTCATCGACCGCGAGACGCAGACGCCCGCGATCGGAAGGCATATGAGCACGACCGGCGGGTGA
- a CDS encoding NUDIX hydrolase encodes MDPALKNFATPALLPLGINLTAAIVALCDDEPLILTLSSESLAALPSGEFDPLRHRTFELALRAFVAAQTGAPLGYVEQLYTFGDRGRHARLGDRDPHIVSIGYLALTRVGEPLRDESGSYRGWYEFLPWEDWRSGRPAVIEERILPDLAAWVAEAPFEISSSGLSREERFSLLFKQAAKGFYEENVLERYELLYEAGLVEEARRDGRKSALKRGPQPPLGAAMRHDHRRILATAMGRLRAKMKYRPVIFELMPERFTLSALQRSVEALSGRRLHKQNFRRLVETSAIVEATGETTMKTGGRPAALFRFRRNVLQERSAPGLRVGIKG; translated from the coding sequence GTGGATCCAGCTCTAAAGAACTTTGCGACTCCAGCTCTCCTGCCGCTCGGGATCAATCTCACGGCGGCCATCGTCGCGCTTTGCGACGACGAGCCTCTCATCCTCACGCTGTCGTCGGAGTCTCTCGCCGCGTTGCCCTCCGGCGAATTCGATCCGCTACGCCATCGCACCTTCGAGCTCGCGCTGCGCGCCTTCGTCGCCGCGCAGACCGGCGCGCCGCTCGGCTATGTCGAGCAGCTTTACACTTTTGGCGATCGAGGCCGGCATGCGCGCCTGGGCGACCGCGATCCGCACATCGTGTCGATCGGCTATCTCGCGCTCACCCGCGTCGGCGAGCCGCTTCGCGACGAAAGCGGAAGCTATCGCGGCTGGTACGAGTTCCTTCCCTGGGAGGATTGGCGCAGCGGCCGCCCCGCGGTGATCGAGGAGAGAATCCTGCCCGACCTTGCCGCTTGGGTCGCCGAGGCGCCGTTTGAAATCTCCTCCTCGGGCCTCTCGCGCGAGGAGCGCTTCTCGCTGCTCTTCAAGCAGGCCGCCAAAGGCTTTTACGAGGAGAACGTGCTCGAGCGCTACGAGCTTCTCTATGAGGCGGGACTCGTCGAGGAGGCGCGGCGCGACGGACGCAAGTCGGCGCTCAAGCGCGGCCCGCAGCCCCCGCTCGGCGCCGCGATGCGCCATGATCATCGCCGCATTCTCGCAACCGCCATGGGGCGTTTGCGCGCGAAGATGAAATACCGACCCGTCATCTTCGAGCTGATGCCTGAGCGCTTCACGCTCTCCGCTCTGCAACGCAGCGTCGAGGCGCTCTCCGGCCGCCGTCTGCACAAGCAGAATTTTCGCCGGCTCGTCGAAACCTCGGCGATCGTCGAAGCGACGGGCGAAACGACGATGAAGACCGGCGGCAGACCCGCCGCGCTGTTTCGCTTCCGCCGCAACGTGCTGCAGGAGCGCTCCGCGCCGGGACTGCGCGTGGGGATTAAGGGCTGA
- a CDS encoding acyltransferase family protein, whose product MDENLLLANYPEPFEGGGSLTKDLTNFIAMARWVAAVAVLVGHAGVLINISDIMVAPHGPGVYAWWFLSAFSHQAVLVFFVISGFLIGGPLLRDRARAEPYLGSYFADRFSRIYIVMIPALLWTFAIDTVGRAVFPATGVYDAPFFASVFEPIQYLWTLLQQQHLWAAQAGTNGPLWSLACEMWYYITFPLLLAPFCSAYSRFWRFSGLGLGVVLVAVLATPELMAASGVDVGARGLMPMLNNGVGMFLFGYGVWALGALVRVAPRPVVGSIWIALGLFLAALAVTRLAVRGPILAAHPWLSAVGDFSVVASFATLLLALRHAPPGGFFSRLGPIHWRLSDFSYSLYATHAPLVFFVWAAVGGLFGREWFKQLPTPAHWITVAGLMLVGLVFAYAFSRVTESRTKELRDFLRTARVPLFRRAAAVRAVD is encoded by the coding sequence TTGGATGAAAATCTCTTGCTCGCGAATTATCCGGAGCCTTTCGAGGGCGGAGGGTCATTGACCAAGGACCTCACGAATTTCATCGCGATGGCGCGCTGGGTCGCGGCCGTCGCGGTGCTCGTCGGCCACGCTGGCGTGCTGATCAACATCTCCGACATCATGGTCGCGCCGCACGGGCCCGGCGTCTATGCTTGGTGGTTTCTTTCCGCCTTTTCGCATCAGGCGGTGCTCGTCTTTTTCGTGATCTCGGGATTTCTCATCGGCGGGCCGCTCCTGCGCGATCGGGCGCGAGCGGAACCCTATTTGGGCAGTTATTTCGCCGACCGCTTCAGCCGCATCTACATCGTGATGATTCCGGCGCTCCTGTGGACTTTTGCGATCGACACAGTCGGGCGCGCCGTCTTTCCGGCGACCGGCGTCTATGACGCGCCCTTCTTCGCCTCGGTCTTCGAGCCGATCCAATATCTCTGGACACTGCTTCAGCAGCAGCATCTCTGGGCGGCGCAGGCCGGCACCAACGGGCCGCTTTGGTCGCTTGCTTGCGAGATGTGGTATTATATTACCTTCCCCTTGCTGCTTGCGCCCTTCTGCTCGGCCTATTCCCGGTTTTGGCGGTTCTCGGGCCTCGGCCTCGGCGTCGTGCTGGTGGCCGTTTTGGCGACCCCCGAGCTCATGGCGGCGTCGGGCGTCGACGTGGGCGCGCGCGGGCTCATGCCCATGCTCAACAATGGCGTCGGGATGTTCCTCTTCGGCTATGGCGTATGGGCCCTGGGCGCCCTGGTCCGCGTCGCGCCCCGCCCCGTCGTGGGCTCCATTTGGATCGCGCTCGGCTTGTTCCTCGCGGCGCTTGCGGTCACGCGTCTGGCCGTGCGCGGGCCGATCCTGGCGGCGCATCCTTGGCTTTCCGCCGTCGGCGATTTCAGCGTCGTCGCGAGTTTTGCGACGCTGCTCTTGGCGCTGCGCCATGCGCCGCCGGGCGGTTTCTTCTCGCGCCTCGGCCCGATCCACTGGCGGCTCTCGGATTTCTCCTATTCGCTCTATGCGACGCACGCGCCGCTCGTCTTCTTCGTCTGGGCGGCTGTGGGCGGGCTTTTCGGGCGAGAATGGTTCAAGCAGCTCCCGACGCCCGCGCATTGGATCACGGTCGCCGGTCTGATGCTTGTGGGGCTGGTCTTCGCCTATGCGTTCTCGCGCGTGACGGAGTCGCGCACGAAGGAGCTGCGAGACTTCCTGCGCACGGCGCGGGTCCCGCTTTTCCGCCGCGCCGCCGCCGTCCGGGCGGTCGACTGA